Genomic DNA from Nomascus leucogenys isolate Asia chromosome 10, Asia_NLE_v1, whole genome shotgun sequence:
GTCTGCGGCGGCAGGGACCCCACCAGCCAGGGGAGCAGCACGGCCTCGGGCGTCCCCAGCCGCCACCAACCCTCTGTTGCTGCCACCACCCGGCCCGACACCACCAGACTGACGAAGGCCGTGCCCGCGGCCTCAGCGAACCCGGAGAGGGCTTCCTGGGTaagggaggcaggagaactggAAGTCAGCAGACAGGCGTAGGGGGTGGCAGCGACTTCCCAGGTGGGCAGGGAATGGggagaaacccacagccagccCCGAGCTCGCGCAGTGGCCATGCTCCTGCGTCTcaccctgagcctcagttccttcacCTTCATACGAAGTCACATCCCCAACTCACACTGTGAAGTCTGATTAAATACCTGGCCTGGGCGGGCAAACTGAAGCTAACAATGTAACCGCAGCAGCCCGTTCATCGAGGCCTGTTACATGCAGAGTAGGCACCATTAGCAACGTAGAGAAGCCAAGTCACCTTCTGAGAGTCACACGCCTGGGAGGCGGCCACACAAGGCAAGTCCGCAAGAGCAGTATTTAAGTAGAGGTAGCTAGAGATctgagaggcaggaggaacatGCACCGAGGTTGGAAACTTGTTGGGATCTCTGGGGACTGTGAGGTAGCTGGGTGGAGGTAGACTGTGGATTTAGCAACAGGTTAGGGGGTACCAGGTGCCACAGGCCTTCAAACACCaggctgaggagctgggaccttgtactgggggaggtggaggctgtgggagGGCTGTGAGCAGGAAAGGGGCAGGGCCAGCTCTGGATAGAGTAGGACTCTTCTGCTGGCccagtgtgatggctcacacctgtcatcctagcactatgggaggctgaggcgggaggactgcttgagcccaggggttcgagaccagcctgggcaacttagtggaAACCCGTCCCCAACCCTagtccatctctcaaaaaaaaaaatagccaaatgtcggccgggcgtggtggctcatgcttgtaatcccagcactttgggaggctgaggcgggcggatcacaaggtcaggagttcaagaccagcctggccaacacagtgaaaccctgtctctaccaaaaatacaaaaaatttgccgggccaggcatggtggctggcgcttataatcctagctactcgggaggctgaggcaggagaattgtttgaacccaggaggcagacgttgcagtgagccaagatcgcaccattgcactccagcccctgtgacagtgtgagactccatctcaaaaaaaaaaaaaaaaaaaaaaaaaaaaatagccgaatgtggtggcacAGTGCCTATAGtgtcagctactggggaggctgagatgagaggatcacttgaatccgggagttcaaggctgcagtgagctatgcctgagccactgtgctctagcctggacacagagcaagaccctgtctcagaaaagaaagaaagatggcccaggtgcagtggctcacgcctgtcatcccagcactgtgggaggccaaggcaggtggatcacctgaggtcaggagttcgagaccagcttggccaacatggtgaaaccctgtctctactaaaaatacaaaaaattagccgggcgtggtggcaggcgcctgtaatcccagctgctcgggaagctgaggcaggagaattacttaaacctgggaggcggaggctgcagtgagccgagattgtgccattgtactccagcctgggcaacaagagtgaaactacgtctcaaataaaaagagagaaagaaaagaaaaaagaaaagaaaaagaaaaaagattcttcTGGGACCAGGTGGGGATAGGACTGGAAGCTGAGAGGATAGGAGGAGGTTGGGACAATAGTCCAGAAGAAAGAGGATGAGGACTGAGCCAGGGCCAGCAGAACAGGTATGAGAGTTTCCATAGCATCCCCAGTACCTGCAAGAGGGACCCCTCTGGAGGAATCACGCAGTCCACACACTGGGTCAGGTCCCCGATGAGCTCTGAGTCCCCTAGGAAGCTGTCGATGAGGCAATAACTAGCctaggagaggaagaagggaccAGCCTAGGATTCAGGTGGGCCTAGGGTCAGACAACCAAGAACCTGTGGGACCAGGCTGccccaggggctgctgggaaCTGTAGTTCCCAAATGGCAGTGCCCAGGTATCCTAACTTCCCACCTTCATGTCCTGCAACCTCACCCTCAAGTCCTTCTTCAGTCTCTCCACGTTGCGGATATTGGTCAGTTCTTCAAGTCCCACAAGAAGGACCTAGAAAAATCACATAGGAGAGGACGGGCGAGGGGGCtgggactcgaactcctgggtctGAAGGAAGAGGGGGCTGGGGCTCCCACTTCTGGGTCTGGGGACTGGGGAGTCAAGATTCCTGggttctggccgggcacagtggctcatgcctgtaattctagcactttgggaggccaaggtgggtggatcacttgaggtcaagagtttgagaccagcctggccaacatggtgaaaccctgtctctacaaaaaataaaaaaattggctgggcatggtggcgcgtgcctataatcccagctactcaggaagctgaggcacgagaatcgcttgaacctgggaggcagaggttgcagtgagccgagatcaagccactgcactccagcctgggcaacagagcgagactccgtctcaaaacaaaacaaacaaacaaaaagattcctGGGTTCTGAGGGAGGAAGTGTTGGTGGTCTGCACTCCTAGGTCTGAGGGAAAAGGATGCTGAGATCTCAGATTCCCGGTTTGGGGAGAAAAGAGGACTGGTGAGTCTCACCATGGCTCCAAACACCATTTGGAGTagtctctccagcctcagctcagaGATGCCCACCTCAGATGACAGAACGATGAGGGTGATGCTGTGGAATGGAAGTGAGAAGAATGAGTCAAGGCCTGGGGAATCAGGAAGGGGTATGTTGGAGTCCGCCCATTGATCCTAGAACACCAGACACATCCTCTCTCAGCCCAACCTGCGTTTCTTATAGAGAACATCAGGGATCAAAGAGGGTAACTGGCTTGCTAAAGATCCCATAGCCAAATTAACAGCTGGTTTTAGAGAGCTGGAAGGCCTCCAGGCTCATCTTCAACAGGGACTATCACCCAGGCCCTGTCCCTGTCCCACGTTCCCTCCTGGAGACCTGTCATGGAAGCTTTTCCACACCACAGTCGTGTTCTCGGTCCTCGCAGAGCTCAGCTGCACCTCCAGATTCTGCCCAAACATGTGGACTCCATTGAGGGAACCGATGACAGAGAACGGGAGCTAAGGAGGGGTTAGGGACATCAGAAAGGAGCAcccccccatcccctcccccttAGGACCCAAGCgtgccagctcccagccccatccCCTTTCCATATGCCCTGGCAGTGCCTCTTTGGGGAACCAGGCTTATTGATCCATTGCCTCCTCGGTCCTACAAACTCAACACGGAAACTTCCCCAGCCCCTACTGCCTTGAAGACCCAGAGTCAAAACACCGAACCCCCTTCGGTTTAGATACAGGCGTCCAAGGCCCCACCTGCTGACGGGCGGGGGCGCCGCCGCGACTGCTCCTGCAGAATAGGGGGACCCCGCTGGAGGCCGCGAGGCACAGTAGATGCACAGTGCCGCCCGTCCCCTCCTCCCCCATTTAGGACTCCCACCGCGGTCCCCCACGTGGGGACTGTCAGTGCCGGTCTTGGAGCATGCCGGTAATCACAGTAACTCGGCCTGTGGTCCGGAGCCGCAAGAGGGCGAGATGGGGAGCTGATTGGAAGAGGATTAACTTCCCGCCTTCTTCACCCAACTCAAACACTATTCAGGCACCTCCCCCAAACCCATTAGGTTCTCTTCCGCCCCAGCCGGAAGTCACGGTACCCCTAACAAAGATGGCGGCTAATTGAATTTGCAAAGCTTTCTAGTTTCTCCGAGGAGGTAAAGAGAACCAAGAGGCCGGATTGAAGATGATGACTGCGCCAAGGCGTTGCCTAGCCACCATCCTGTAGGCTTTGATGATTTACATTCTAAACGGAAAAAACAGTTGTGCCTGGATCAAAGATTGCGACGGTCCCAAAGCGTTGCCTAGCAACCACATTCCCTCTAGGTTTCCATTATATAGTAGTAAACAATGTGCCCTACTCAAAGATGGCGACCGTGGCGGGGCGTTGCCAAGCAACCACCATTCAGCCTGATATCCATTCCAAGGCTGTAAACAGTTGTGCCCTGCTCAAAGATGGCGGCACGTCGAAGTCCGAGCACCCTCCTTGGGGCGAAATCGAGAAAAACACCATCTCCCCCACAACCTTCGAGGGTGGTTGAGTCCAGCGATCGTTGCCTAGTAACCACTCAAAAAAatggttgtttttgttattaggaaacagaaaacaaggaaatcctttattttccagaataataaaaacaatattatttctgTAATGAATTTATACATGATAGCATaccatgtaaaatgtgaaaaatccCTTCcccaatttttttcctaaaatagttTAACGTAGACTATTGATACGTTTTCACAAAGATGATCAATATACTaacatttccacattttcttttttcctatgaaAAAGTATAAatctatttcatctttttttttttttttttttttttttttttttttttgagacggagtcttgctctgtcccccaggctggagtgcagtggcgcgatctcggctcactgcaagctccgcctcccggggttcacgccattctcctgcctcagcctcccgagtagctgggactacaggcgcccgccaacacgcccggctaattttttgtatttttagtagagacggggtttcaccctgttagccaggatggtctcgatctcctgacctcgtgatccgcccgcctcggcctcccaaagtgctgggattacaggcttgagccaccgcgcccggccaatatttcatcttaataatgtatttttatgatcTATTTTATGGATGTGACAAATTGATTTGACCAATTCTGTATTGATGTACATTAGGTTGTTGAACTCCTCCAGACTAGCCAACTAGTGCTGGGACAgcattttattgccttttaaaaatacccttatgaatatttttattattttatacaggCAGCATTCACTTGTAATAACAAAAGTATTTATGATTCATTttgctcttcctcttctttcttgcaGATCAGCCCATCTTTCgagcataatttttaattttcctactTCCTAAAgtacatccttttcttttttttttttttttttgggagaggggaccgggtctcgctctgtcgcccaaggtggagtgcagtggaaccatctcggctaactgcaacctccacctcccggattcaagtgattctcctgcctcagcctcctgagtagctgggattacaggtgtgccccaccacgtccggctaatttttgtagtttttgtagagacagggtgtcgccatgttgcccaagctggtctcaaactctttggctcaagtgatccacccacctcagcctctcaaagtgctgggactacaggcaggagccaccatgcctggcataggTACCATTTTAATCTTCCTTCTTGACTattgatattttttttcctttctctggattacttttatcttccttataactttattaaaattttagttacaCAGGCATAAAAAAGGGGGCTGCTCTAGATGAAAAGAAACTTGAGACATAATGTCTAAATATGTGTGTGGTCTTTGTTTGGATCCTGATACAAATAAACCAActgtaaaaacacattttttttttttttttttgagacggagtcttgctctgtcacccaggctggagtgcagtgacgcgatctcggctcactgcaagctcgcctcccgggttcgcgccattctcctgcctcagcctctccgagtagctgggactacaggcgcccgccaccacgcccggctaattttttgtatttttggtagagacggggtttcaccgtggtctcgatctcctgacctcgttatccgcccgcctcggcctcccaaagtgctgggattacaagcgtgagccaccgcgcccggcctgtaaaaACACATTTTGAGACAATTGGAACGTTTGATTACACACTTACTGTTAGATGATACTAAGAAGTTAATTTTGTTACAGGTTACAATGGCATACTAGTAATGTAAGAAAGTGttcataggccgggcgcggtggctcacgcctgtaatcccagcactttgggagactgaggcgggcatatcacgaggtcaggagatcgagaccatcctggctaaaacggtgaaaccccgtctctactaaaaatacaaaaaattagctgggcgtggtggcaggcggctgtagtcccagctactcgggaggctgaggcgggagaatggcgtgaacccgggaggcagagcttgcagtgagccgagattgcgccactgcactccagcctgggccacagagcgagactccgtctcaaaaaaaaaaaaaaaaagtgttcataaAATTTGGAAAGATGCCTGCCAAGCACACAGGAGTAAAATCATATGATTGTATGGATTTGAAGGCTtcagcaggccaggcgcggtggcttacgcctgtaatcccagcacttcgggaggccgaggcgggcgggtcacctgaggtctggagttcgagaccagcctgaccaacatggagaaaccccggctttactaaaaatacaaaattagctgggtgtggtggcgcatgcctgtaaactcagctactcgggaggctggataatcgcttgaacccaggaggcggaggctgcagtgagccgagattgtgccatcgcactccagcctgggcaacaagaaccgaaactccgtctcaaaaaaaaaaaaaaaagaaaagaaaaaaaaaaagcttcagcaaatgagactctgtctcagaaaaaaaaaaaaaaagaaagaaaaaagggcttCCGCAGGCTCACTGCCTATAATCTGGGTACTCTAGGAGGCCaaaacgggtggatcacctgaggtcaggagtttgagaccagcctggccaacatggtaaaaccctgtctctaccaaaaatacaaaaatttgccggcgaggtggcacacgcctgtagtcccagctactcgggacgctgaggcaggagaatcagtggaaccagggaggcagaggctgcagtgagccgacattgcgccactgcactccagcctgggcgacacagcgagattttgtcaaaaataaaaataaaaaataaaaaataaaaacaaaagattaaagaaaaatagaaacccaataaaaaataattttaaatgataaaggtAAAAACCTGTATCATTGGGCTTTCTGTAAGTACTTTTCAATtggtgaagatgatgatgatgatgatgatgatggttatttttttttgagacagcgtctcgctctgtcccccaagctggagtgcagtggtgcgatctcggctcactgcaagctccgcctcccgggttcatgccattctcctgcctcagcctctggagtagctaggactacaggcgcctgccaccacgccccgctacgttttttttttttttttttttggattttcagtagaaacggggtttcaccgtgttagccaggatggtctctatctcctgacctcgtgatctgcccgccttggcctcccaaagtgctgggattgcaggcgtgagccaccgggcccggcctgtgtttttttttttttttttttgagacagtctggctctgtcgcccatgctggagtgcagtggcgtgatctcggctcactgcaacctctgcctcccgggttcaagcgattctccttgcctcagcctctagagttgctgggattacaggtgcgcaccacgaTGCCCAGTGatactgacctcgtgatgcgcccgcctttactttccaaagttctggaattacaggcatgagccacctcgcccggctgaagattatgttttaaaatattggccattcaaaattttgtgtgtgtgtttgtgtgaaactagtcaggtttatttatttatttatttacttactttttgaaacggagtctaactctgccgcccaggctggaatgcagtggcacaatctcagttgactgcaacctccgcctcccgggttcaagcgaatctcctgcctcagcctcccaagtagctgggattacagatgcccaccacgacggctaatttttgtatttttagtaattaggagtttcaccatgttggccaggctggtcttgaaccccttacctcaggtgatctgccggcctcggcctcccaaagtgctgggattacacgcgggAGCCACGGCGTCCAGCCCTGGTCAGGTttctttctattaaaataaatataaagtggCAGGGCACGATGGCTAACACCtgggatcgctttagcccaggagtttgagacacgccagagcaacatagtgagactccatctctacaaaaaatttaaaaattagttggaagTGGTGGTGCgcggctgtggtcccagctgctccacaGGCTGAAGAGTGGCTCCAGTGCGAGTAGAGGCtaccgtgagccaagattgggccactgcacttcaacctgcacaacagaaagagaccctgtctcaaaaaataaaaatcaaaattaaaaagataatagtaatgaagtgtttctatttttctatattgttATTCATCAGTAAGATTTATTTGCGTAGCACATTTCTGTCAACAAACACTCTAGAAAGATTTTCCCAGTTGGTCGTATATTTTTCAACTTGGTTTATACAATCTTTtgggaaaaattaataaagactACGTTTTCTGACTTTGCTGTAGTGCAAAGAAACTCCATGGCAgtcattaagatttttttccttcagatagTTTTCGGGTTTCATTTGTTGCACTTACATTTTTAATCCACCTGGAATGTATTTATGTTCTAAGCCAGTTTCTGGCTCCTCTCCCAGAAAACAACGCTCAGGTGTTGCTTAGCAACCCGCACTTGGTTCGGTGTTCGGCTTCTTTTCAGAGGGAAAACAACTGCCCTCCTTTCCAAGTTGAGGACGACCTTAAAGCGTTGCCTAGTAACCTCGTTTCCGCCGATGTGATTGGATCCTTCTCGCGTCCATCCCCTAGTCCCCACGCCCGAAAGAACAGAACCAGAAACTTAATCTAACGGTTAGAAAACAAGGGCAGCGGGCccgacgcggtggctcacgcctgtaatctcagcactttgggaagccaaggcgggcgaatcacttgaggtcaggagttcgagaacagcctggtccacatggtgaaaccatttctctactaaaaatacaaaaattagcggggcgtggtggcgggcacctgtaatcccagctactcgggaggctgaggcaggagaatcgcttgaacccgggaagcggaggctgtagtgagccgagatcgcgccattgcactccagcctgggcgacacggcgAGACTCCCGTttcgaaaaaacaaacaaacagaaaaacgaAAACAAGGGCAGCGTACGCGTTGCATAGCAACCAGGTCTCCTGCCCCTCCCTTTGAGACAAGAGGCGGACCCAGACGCCCCGCTCAAAGATGGCGGCTGACAGCCGCTTTCAATTTATTTAGCTCTTGACAATCCTGACAATAATTCTGTCTAACCCATCAGGCCCCTAGAAGGACTAACTATGCCCTTTCTGAGTCTTCCACGCGGTGGAGGCGAAGGAGGATGGAGCTAGAACGAAGCCTCAGCGCGTGCCCCGCACAAACATGGCCGCATTCCCAGCGGCCCTAAACCGCCCGGCGCGGGAGCGCGCGCGGCGCAGGCGCATTTCAGCTCATTCCGCGGTGTCGGCTGCGGCGGCAGTGGCGGTGGCGGGTACCGCACGGGGTATGGTCCCCGGGTCCGAGGGCCCGGCCCGCCCCGGGGGCCTGGTGGCCGACGTGGTGTTTGTGATTGAGGGTACAGCCAACCTGGGACCCTACTTCGAGGGGCTCCGCAAGCACTACCTGCTCCCGGCCATCGAGTGAGTGCTGTTTCCGCGACTCTAAGCCCGCCCTCCCACTTCAGTTTCGCACAGTTTCTTGCCTGACTCCGACCTTTCACTTCCTACCCTCACAGGTATTTTAATGGTGGTCCTCCTGCTGAGACGGACTTCGGGGGAGACGTGAGTCTtgggactcctgggtctgagggaggaggggctggggacctggactcctgggtctgagggaggagggactggggacctggactcctgggtctgagcgTGGAGGCGCTGGGGACCTGggacctggactcctgggtctgagggaggagcgACTGGggacctggactcctgggtctgagcgTGGAGGCGCTgaggcctggactcctgggtctgagggaggaggggctggggccgaGATTCCTGGGTCTGAGGAAGGAGGAAGCTGAAGAGTTCCTGGTTCTGGAGGAACAGGAAGCTGGGAGCCCTGATTCCTTCTCTGAGGGAAAAGGGAATTGAGGTCCCagattaaaagtttttttgtccTCCCCTCCCAGTATGGGGGGACCCAGTACAGCCTCGTGGTGTTCAACACAGTGGACTGCGCTCCCGAGTCCTACGTACAATGTCACGCTCCCACCAGCAGCGCCTATGAGTTTGTCACCTGGCTCGATGGCATTAAGTGAGCTTTCCCCCACTTGGGGTGGGTTGGGGGGCCCAGTGAGGGGCCGTGAATGAGTGATGGCTTGGGTGGTTGGGGTCCCTGTAAGGGGCCGTGCATGAGGGATGGCTGGGGTGGTTGGGGTTCCCGTGAGGGGCTGTGAATAAGTGATGGCTTGGGGTGGTTGGGGTCCCTGCGAGGGGCCGTGAATGAGTGATGGCTTGGGTTTGAGCTGCAGGAAACGTCCCATACATTAAGCGATTGAAAGGACTTTGAGGGTGATTGTGTTTTTGTCAGAAGTCACTTTTGTGGTGGCTTCTGTGTGCTCAGCAATGTTGCCATCCAGTTTAGAAGTAGGAAAAACTTCGCATTCAGAGAGGCCTGGCTGAGCTTCAGCAGCCACCTTGTACTCCCTGTGTGATTGTCCCCTTTCTGTCCTCTCTTTTTCCATCTACCCCTGTCCTCCTTTTCCAGATGGGTACATTGTAGCCTCAGTGCAGGGGGATGGGTCAGAGCCAGGATAGATTCCTCTGTGGCTtgggtcagattttttttttttttttttttgaaacagaatcttgctgtgtctcccaggctggagtgcagtggcacagtcttggctcactgcaacctgtacctcccaggttcaagcgattctcctgcctcagcctcccaagtagctgggattacaggcgcatgccactatgcccagctaatttttttttttttttttttgtatttttagtagagacagtttcactatgttggccaggctggtctcaaactcctgacctcatgtgatctgcctgcctcagcctcccaaagtgctgggattataggggtgaacCACTGTTGCGGGATTCGGGATGACAGGAGAGAGCCCTCGGGTTAAAGCAGGAGAATCTTTCATTGAGTGCACTCAGGCCCAAGCCGACTCACATCCAAAGATGGCCCAGAACAAAGACAGCACTTGACTTTTATACACAATTCACAAAAGCGGGTGGGCTAGCTTGAAGCAAGCTTACAGTGGCGTGACAGCAGGGATACAGGACAAAAACAGTTAATCAAATTGTTGTAACAGGTTTATAACTCAGGATTGCACATAACCATTGGTATGCAACCCAGATGTCCGTTATCTAGGTTAGCCTAGGCACGGGCTTATCCCATATCCTTCATTATGGTGCCCAGGCAGCTCAGGCTTCTCATGACCTTCGCTGTacttcttagataaaacagaatacttgaagtCTTGAGTTACAGAGAACAGGAATCTATAAACTCAttccataaaacaaaggaaaatttgttttttcttctccctatGCTGAGGGAGTGCTGGGAGAGTCTCCAAGAGCACTTTAGATAATATTATCAAGACCtttcctgggtctgggctgtgcCCGTTGCTGCCTCTTGGACAAGTCAGCCTAATACAGTAaaacttatttctttctttttaattttatttttctttaatttcctgcctcaccaccacgcctggcgctAGATCGGATTTTGATAGTTGacattgtagattctggagtCAGGCAGACTAGGGTTAAATCCTGGCTGTTCCAGCACAGAACTAACTCTCAGACTGGGAGTCCGTGTCCCCTCTGTGCCTAGTATCTCATCTCTGAAGTGGGGATGTGGATAGTACTTGtattagtatttcattgtattacTTATTCTTAGCTGCATAACAGATTACCACCAAACAATGGCTTCATactgcaaacatttattatctaacGCAGTTTCTGTGAATCAAGGACACAAGAGTGGCTTGGCTGGATGGTTGGGCTGAGGGTCTCACAAGGCAATAGTCAGGAGGTCAGCAGGATTGCAGCCATCCAGGAGTTGGACTGGTGGTGGGGAATCCGCTCCCAAGGTGGCGAATCTGTGGCTATTGGCCACAAGAcctctccacagggctgcttgACTGTCTAACATGGCAACTGGCATTCCTCAGATTGAAATGGGTCCCAATAGAGAGAGCAAAGAGGAAGCCCcaggcttcttttctttttgaggaagggtctcactctgtcacccaggctggagtgcagtggcttagtcacggctcactgcagcctcgacctcctgggctcaagctcaagtgatcctcccacctcagcttcccaagtagctggagtagCAGGGACGGTAGCCAaatgccagcacacctggctgatttcttaaaaacattcttgtaggtcgggcgtggtgactcatgcctgtaatcccagcactttgggaggccggggcaggtggatcacctgaggtcaggagttcgagaccagcctgtccaacgtggtgaaaccccgtctctactaaaaatacaagcaatcgtcctgccttgacctccctaagtgctggagtgctgagattacaggccttagccgggcatggtggtgcatgcctgtaatcccagctacttgggaggctgaggcaggagaattgcttgaacctgggaggtggaggttgcagtgagccgagatcacaccattgcactccagcctgggcaaaaagagtgaaactctgtctcaaaaaaaaaaaaaaaaaaaaaaattttgtagtggccgggcacggtggctcatgcctgtaatcccagcactttgggaggccaaggcgggtggatcacctgaggtcaggagttcgagaccagcctggccaacatggtgaaaccccatctctattgaaaatacaaaaattgggcagg
This window encodes:
- the FUZ gene encoding protein fuzzy homolog isoform X2; its protein translation is MGEEGTGGTVHLLCLAASSGVPLFCRSSRGGAPARQQLPFSVIGSLNGVHMFGQNLEVQLSSARTENTTVVWKSFHDSITLIVLSSEVGISELRLERLLQMVFGAMVLLVGLEELTNIRNVERLKKDLRASYCLIDSFLGDSELIGDLTQCVDCVIPPEGSLLQEALSGFAEAAGTAFVSLVVSGRVVAATEGWWRLGTPEAVLLPWLVGSLPPQTARDYPVYLPHGSPTVPHRLLTLTLLPSLELCLLCGPSPPLSQLYPQLLERWWQPLLDPLRACLPLGPRALPSGFPLHTDILGLLLLHLELKRCLFTVEPLGDKEPSPEQRRRLLRNFYTLVTSTHFPPEPGPPEKTEDEVYQAQLPRACYLVLGTEEPGTGVRLVALQLGLRRLLLLLSPQSPTHGLRSLATHTLHALTPLL
- the FUZ gene encoding protein fuzzy homolog isoform X1, which encodes MGEEGTGGTVHLLCLAASSGVPLFCRSSRGGAPARQQLPFSVIGSLNGVHMFGQNLEVQLSSARTENTTVVWKSFHDSITLIVLSSEVGISELRLERLLQMVFGAMVLLVGLEELTNIRNVERLKKDLRASYCLIDSFLGDSELIGDLTQCVDCVIPPEGSLLQEALSGFAEAAGTAFVSLVVSGRVVAATEGWWRLGTPEAVLLPWLVGSLPPQTARDYPVYLPHGSPTVPHRLLTLTLLPSLELCLLCGPSPPLSQLYPQLLERWWQPLLDPLRACLPLGPRALPSGFPLHTDILGLLLLHLELKRCLFTVEPLGDKEPSPEQRRRLLRNFYTLVTSTHFPPGQRKAQCSHCAEPGPPEKTEDEVYQAQLPRACYLVLGTEEPGTGVRLVALQLGLRRLLLLLSPQSPTHGLRSLATHTLHALTPLL